In the genome of Acidimicrobiales bacterium, the window TCGATGCTGCGGAGCAGGCGCTCCTTCCACACGGCACACCGCTCACCCCGGAGGGCGGACCGCTCGCCCCGGTACTCGACCTCGCCCTCGTCGCCGATGCTGCAGCCGGCCTCGGCCGACCCGCTGACCAGCACCATCTCGTTGCCGTTGTCCATGCCCCAGGCGGTGAGGCCCCAGGCCGACCGCACCACGGTGGAGTCGCCCACCACCACGCCCACGATCGCGTCGGGCGGCACCATCGCCGGGTCGGGCCCCTGGTCGACGGAGACGAGGGAGACGAACGGGTCGGGCGGCGGCGGCGACACCCGGGGCACGGCGAACGCCGTCAGCAGCACCGCGGCGACACCCCCGGCGGCCAGGGCGGGAAGGGGGACCCGGGGCACGCTCGGCCGCCAGCCCCGCCGGATCGGCAGCTCCACCCAGCGGTACGACGCGACGGCGACCGCCAGCACCACCACCATCCGCACCACCAGGAGGCTCCACGACCGCAGGTGCGCGCCGTCGGCGCCGAGCCGGGTCAGCAGGCGGTCGGTGCGCGCCGGGTCGATCAGCAGGAACAACGGCCAGTGGTAGAGGTAGACGCCGTAGGAGATCAGGCCCAGCAGCCGGAGCGGCTCGACCGCCAGCAGCCGCCGCACCGGCCCCGGCACGCAGGCCGCAGCCACCACGGCGCCCGACGCGACGGCGTACAGCAGGAGGCCACCACGGGTGACGAACGTGGAGGACTGCTCGACGTTCCACCAGGCCCAGGCGCTGTAGACCAGGGCGGCGACCCCGGCGACGGCGACGACCCGCGCCACCCAGCCCCGGAGCGGCGCGACGAGCACGACCGCCAGCAGCGCGCCCACCAGGATCTCGCCCATGCGGATCGGGGTGGAGTAGTAGACGACCGACGTCTGGTCCCGGTAGAGCCAGCTGAGCACGGCCGATACGCCGAGCAGGCCGACCAGCACACCGCCGAGCGCCCGCCGCGAGCCCCGGAACAGCGCCATCGCACCTACGACCACCAGCGGGAACAGCCAGTAGAACTGCTCCTCGATCGCCAGGCTCCAGAAGTGCGTGGCCGGGGAGGGCGCGGCGAAGAGCTGCCCGTAGTCGCGGTCGTCGAACAGGAACCGCCAGTTGGCGACCTGCAGCGCCGAGGCGGTGACGTCGCCGGGGAGGTTGCGCTCCCACTGCTCGGTGGTGACGGGGATGCTCGCCACCAGGGCGCCCAGGGTGATGGTGGCGGCGGGGAGCAGCCGGCGCATGCGGCGCGCCCAGAACGCGGTGAGGCCGATGCGCCCCGCCCGGGCGTGCTCGGCGAGCAGCAGCGACGCGATGAGGAAGCCGCTGAGCGTGAAGAACGTGGAGACGCCCAGGTAGCCGCCCCGCGCCCAGGCGAAGCCGCCGTGGAACAGCAGGACCGCGGCGATCGCGAGCCCCCGCACCCCGTCGAGCGCCGGGTTGTAGGCCAGCGCGGCCACAGGGCGTGTCCCAGTCCCTCCCCCCACGGATGGCAGTTTTCGGATCTCGGTGTCAGCTGTCAAGGATTTTATTGACCTTTGCGTCGATACTGTCCGAAGACGAGCAGTAACCAGATCATCGCACTCGACGATGTGTCAGTTGGAGCGTCTCGGCAGACAGTGCTGGTCAACCCGAAGTAAGTTCCGCGTGAGCCCTGGGGAGAGGCACATGACCGACAGGCCGAAGACCGACGTCCTCTTCTCCCCGCTCGTGCGCGGCCTCGGGCTCCTGTGGGTGGCGGTCTCGCTGCCGTTCATCACGATCGTGTCGGCGTTCGTGGAAACCCGGGGCACCTACCTGTTCGTGCTCATCTACATGGCGTGCGGCGCCTACACCGCGCCGGCGCTGGTGGTGGGCTGGTTCGCCTTCTGGCGGACACCGTCCCGCGACCGCCCCGCCTACATGGCGCTGTACGTCGGCCTGGCGGCGTCGTTCCTCACCGGCGTGGGCATCCTCGTCGGGCTCGCCACCGGCTGGACCTGGGGCAACGCCCTGGGCGTACCGGTCGTGGTGGTCAGCGGGCTGGCCCACGCCATCGGCGTCGCCATGCTCGTGCGCAGCCGCTCGGGTCGGCGGGCGCTGTCGGTCGACGTGATCGAGTCGATCATGGCCACCGTCGCCGTCGCCGCCCCGCTGGCGGTGCTGTGGTGGCCGGCCGTCGTCGAGGCCGAGGCGTCGTGGTTCACCGTGCCCCTCGCCGTGTCCATGCTCTTCGTCCTCGCCGGCACCTACTGGGCGGCGATGCTCGCGGTCCGGCTCGGCCCTGGACGGGGCGTGTTCGAGGTGTGCGCCCTGGCCCTGGGCACCGTCGGCACCGTGAACGTGGCGCTCCAGATCGCCCAGGGCGCGTCGGGCTTCGACCTGCCGGCACCGCCGATCGTCGCCCTCACCGCCCTGTGCATGAGCCAGTACCTGCTCATCCCTCTCAACGTGCCGCTGCTGCTGCGCCAGGGCCTGGGCCGGCTGCCGCTGGCGGCGCAGGTGCGGGGCGGTTCGCTGAGCACCGTGATCTCGCTGGCGGGCCTCGGGGCGCTCCTGGTCGCCACCGCCAGCGTGGCCGACGAGCGCTCGTGGGCCGTGCCCTTCGCCCTGGCCGTGGTGTCGCTGATGTTCGTGCTCGGCGGGTTGCGCCAGATGGCCGCGGTCGGCGAGACCCGGCGGTTGTACCGCCAGGTGGAGCAGGCCTCCGACGAGCGGCAGCGGCTGATGACCCAGCTGCTCGACCGCAGCCTCCACGACCGCCACCACTTCGCCGCCCAGCTCTACGAGCAGGCGGTCGCCGCCTACACGTCGTTCAGCCTCCTGGCCGGCGCCGGAGCCGGCGACGCGCCCACCGACTCGGGCTCGGCGCTGGCCAAGGCGTCGGCCCTGGTGAGCGGTGACCTGGCCCGCCACGCCGAGTCGGTGCGGGAGCTGGTGCAGGCGATCCGCCCGCTCGACGGCCACGGCGGGGGCAGCCGCAGCGAGCGCCTCGGCATCCCCATGCGTGCCTACCTGGCCAGCATCTACGGCGACCACCCGGCGCCGCGCCTGTCGCTGGAGATGACCGACGACATCGCCCTCGACTGGATCTCCGAGACCGTGCTGCTGCAGGTCGCCCAGGAGGCCCTGCACAACGTGTGGCGCCACAGCAACGCCACCCGGATCGACGTGGTGATCGAGGCGGACCAGGACTCGATCGCCATGTGCGTGGGCGACGACGGCACCGGCTTCGACCTGGCGTCCGTGCCCGAGGGCTCGGGCATCGCGGTGATGCGGGCGTCGGCGGCGGTGATCGGCGGCACGCTCGTGGTCGACTCGCACCTGGGCATCGGCACCGCGGTCACGGCCCGACTGGTGCCCGGCGGCGAGGCACCCCGACCCGAGCCGGCTCCGGAGCCCGCTCCGGCGCGCACCCTGCGCCTGGTCCGCGGCGGCGAGGACTGACGCCCGCGACCTCGGCTACTGGCCGGCCAGGGCGGCCAGGGCAGCCACCTGGTGCTGGCGGGGGCTGACCCCGCGCACCCGCTTGAAGGCCGAGCTGAGGGCGAAGGCGCTGCCGTAACCCACCTCGCGGGCGACGCTGCCGACCGTGGCGTCCGGCTCCCGCAGCAGGTCGGCGGCCAGCGCCAGGCGCCAGCCGGTGAGGAAGCTCATCGGCGGCTCGCCCACCAGCTCGCTGAAGCGCCGGGCCAGCGCGGCCCGCGACACGCCCAGCTCCGACGCCAGCGACGCCACCGTCCACGGGTACGACGGGTCGTTGTGCAGCATCCGCAGGGCCCGGCCCACCACCGGGTCGCCGTAGGCCTCGTACCAGGCCGGGGCCTCGGCCTCGGGCCGCGAGAACCAGGTCCGCAGCACGGCGATCAGCAGCAGGTCGAGGAGGCGGTCGAGCACGGCCTCCTGGCCCGGCTCGTCCTTGCCGATCTCGTCGGCGAGCAGCGGCACCAACGGCGAGTCCCAGCTGTCGCCGCGGACCACCAGCTGCACGGGGAGGGCCTCGAGCAGGCGCCGGCCGATCTCGCTGCTCTCCTCGTAGGTGCCGATCATCATGGCCGACGTGCCCTCGGTGCTGTTGCCCCAGGTGCGGACGCCCAGGCCCATGGCCTCCGCCAGGTCCTCGCCGTCGAGGGTGGCGCAGCGCTGGCCGGGGTGGACGATCACGTGCGGCGGGGTGTCCGGGTGGTCGGCGAACACGTAGTGCTCGGGGCCGCGGATGATCGCCACGTCGCCGGCCCCCAGCCGGGTGACGTCGCCATCGCCGCGCACGATCCACGCCTCGCCCCGGCTCATGGCCACCACCGACAGCGGCGACTCGTCCTGCACCCGGATCGACCACGGCGGGTCCATCAGCACCCGCAGCAGGAAGGCGCCGCGCGCCCGAGGACCGTTGAGGAAGCCCACCAGTGCGTCCATGGGGTCATGGTAGACGCTGACACATGGATTCGAGCTTCCTGACTATGGCCCGTCTCACCCGGTGGCGTTTCACTGGCTCCCATGAGCGAACACACCAACCCTGAAGACCTCGTCCTCGTCGTCGGCGGCACCGGCAAGTCCGGGCGCCGGGTGGCCGAGCGGCTCGACGCCGTCGGCCTGCCCGTCCGCCGGGCCTCCCGGTCGTCGGCGATCCCGTTCGACTGGGAGGACCCGTCCACCTGGGCCCCGGTGCTCGAGGGAGCCACCAAGGCCTACGTCTCCTACTACCCCGACCTGGCGTTCCCTGGGGCGACCGAGCAGATCCGCGGCTTCGCCGAGCTGGCCGTGGCGGCGGGTGTGCGGCACCTGGTGCTGCTGTCCGGGCGGGGCGAGCCGGAAGCGGTCGCGAGCGAGAAGGTCGTCCAGGACGCCGGCGCCGACTGGACCGTCGTGCGCTGCGACTGGTTCGCGCAGAACTTCAGCGAGGGCTTCCTGCTCGACCCGGTGCTCGCCGGGATGCTGGCGCTGCCCGCTGGCGACGTGGGGGTGCCGTTCGTCGACCTCGACGACGTCGCCGACATCGCGACCGCGGCGCTCACCCGGCCGGGCCACGCCGGCGAGCTCTACGAGGTGACCGGCCCCCGGCTGCTGACCTTCGCCGACGCGGCCGCCGAGCTGTCCGCAGCGTCGGGACGGGAGATCCGCTACCTGCCGGTGACGTCGGAGCAGTTCGCCGAGGTCCTGACCGGCGTGGGCCTGCCGCCCGAGCACGCGGCGGCGCTGAACGACCTGTTCGCCGAGATCCTCGACGGCCGCAACGCCAACCTCGCCGACGGCGTGCAGCGGGCGCTGGGCCGGGAGCCGAAGGACTTCACCGCCTACGCCCGTGCCGCCGCGGCGACCGGCGTCTGGGCGGCTATTGGCCAGGAGGGCTGAGATCGAGGCAGCTATTGACTTCGCTGCGCTACGGTGCGGCGACCGCGACCGTGCGTTCTGGGGGAAGCAGGATGGTTGTACTTCGTCGGCGCCGGAAGCGCCCCGACCACGCCACCGGGGCGACCGGCTTCGACCCCGACACCGCCGCCGA includes:
- a CDS encoding acyltransferase; its protein translation is MAALAYNPALDGVRGLAIAAVLLFHGGFAWARGGYLGVSTFFTLSGFLIASLLLAEHARAGRIGLTAFWARRMRRLLPAATITLGALVASIPVTTEQWERNLPGDVTASALQVANWRFLFDDRDYGQLFAAPSPATHFWSLAIEEQFYWLFPLVVVGAMALFRGSRRALGGVLVGLLGVSAVLSWLYRDQTSVVYYSTPIRMGEILVGALLAVVLVAPLRGWVARVVAVAGVAALVYSAWAWWNVEQSSTFVTRGGLLLYAVASGAVVAAACVPGPVRRLLAVEPLRLLGLISYGVYLYHWPLFLLIDPARTDRLLTRLGADGAHLRSWSLLVVRMVVVLAVAVASYRWVELPIRRGWRPSVPRVPLPALAAGGVAAVLLTAFAVPRVSPPPPDPFVSLVSVDQGPDPAMVPPDAIVGVVVGDSTVVRSAWGLTAWGMDNGNEMVLVSGSAEAGCSIGDEGEVEYRGERSALRGERCAVWKERLLRSI
- a CDS encoding ATP-binding protein, whose translation is MTDRPKTDVLFSPLVRGLGLLWVAVSLPFITIVSAFVETRGTYLFVLIYMACGAYTAPALVVGWFAFWRTPSRDRPAYMALYVGLAASFLTGVGILVGLATGWTWGNALGVPVVVVSGLAHAIGVAMLVRSRSGRRALSVDVIESIMATVAVAAPLAVLWWPAVVEAEASWFTVPLAVSMLFVLAGTYWAAMLAVRLGPGRGVFEVCALALGTVGTVNVALQIAQGASGFDLPAPPIVALTALCMSQYLLIPLNVPLLLRQGLGRLPLAAQVRGGSLSTVISLAGLGALLVATASVADERSWAVPFALAVVSLMFVLGGLRQMAAVGETRRLYRQVEQASDERQRLMTQLLDRSLHDRHHFAAQLYEQAVAAYTSFSLLAGAGAGDAPTDSGSALAKASALVSGDLARHAESVRELVQAIRPLDGHGGGSRSERLGIPMRAYLASIYGDHPAPRLSLEMTDDIALDWISETVLLQVAQEALHNVWRHSNATRIDVVIEADQDSIAMCVGDDGTGFDLASVPEGSGIAVMRASAAVIGGTLVVDSHLGIGTAVTARLVPGGEAPRPEPAPEPAPARTLRLVRGGED
- a CDS encoding AraC family transcriptional regulator; this encodes MDALVGFLNGPRARGAFLLRVLMDPPWSIRVQDESPLSVVAMSRGEAWIVRGDGDVTRLGAGDVAIIRGPEHYVFADHPDTPPHVIVHPGQRCATLDGEDLAEAMGLGVRTWGNSTEGTSAMMIGTYEESSEIGRRLLEALPVQLVVRGDSWDSPLVPLLADEIGKDEPGQEAVLDRLLDLLLIAVLRTWFSRPEAEAPAWYEAYGDPVVGRALRMLHNDPSYPWTVASLASELGVSRAALARRFSELVGEPPMSFLTGWRLALAADLLREPDATVGSVAREVGYGSAFALSSAFKRVRGVSPRQHQVAALAALAGQ